Proteins encoded by one window of Rhodamnia argentea isolate NSW1041297 chromosome 6, ASM2092103v1, whole genome shotgun sequence:
- the LOC115755885 gene encoding probable pectinesterase/pectinesterase inhibitor 21, whose product MSGYDRVTGPSGRGKRTAYAIGGVGIVFVVAVVIGVAVSTSSRSSSSSQSNAGTSSDVSTSMKAIQAICQPTDYREACVSSLSSAGGNNTDPKDLIQTGFQVAINQVKAAIHNSTVVKDLAKDPRSQEALETCQHLLEYSIDDLQSSFERLGAFDVSKLDMYMADLQVWLSGAITFQESCLDGFENTTGAAANKMKQILQSSRELTSNGLAMVTEISSLLSSFDIPGVTRRLLSEEQDGSTEFPPWVNEGRRKLLAAASVDLKPDVVVAQDGSGKYKTIREALVDVPKNNNKTFVIYIKEGVYKEKVLVDKKTTNVMMIGDGPTKTVITGSLNYVDGVQTCNTATFTAVGSNFIAKDIKFENSAGAAKHQAVALRVQSDMSVFYNCHMDAFQDTLYTHAHRQFYRDCTISGTIDFIFGDAPTVFQNCQMFVKKPLENQQCIVTASGRGERRSASAIILQNCTISADPAYYPLRNINKAYLGRPWKSYSRTIIMQSQIDDLIQPQGWLAWMGDFALSTCFYAEYGNRGAGSATTDRVKWRGIKSMTAQHIKDFTPKVFYKGDAWITATGVPYSPSMMTV is encoded by the exons atgagcgGATACGATCGCGTCACCGGCCCTTCGGGGCGAGGAAAGCGCACGGCATATGCCATCGGCGGGGTTGGCATAGTATTTGTCGTGGCCGTGGTGATCGGCGTGGCCGTCAGTACCAGCAGCAGAAGCAGCAGCTCCAGCCAATCCAATGCTGGTACCAGCAGCGATGTATCTACCTCGATGAAGGCTATCCAAGCCATATGCCAACCCACTGATTACCGGGAAGCCTGTGTGAGCAGCCTTTCATCAGCGGGCGGGAACAACACCGACCCCAAAGACCTCATCCAGACGGGCTTCCAAGTCGCGATCAACCAAGTCAAGGCCGCAATCCACAACTCCACTGTGGTGAAGGATCTCGCGAAGGACCCGAGATCCCAGGAGGCCTTGGAGACATGCCAGCACCTCCTGGAGTACTCGATCGACGACCTCCAGAGCTCCTTCGAGAGGCTGGGTGCATTCGATGTGAGCAAGCTCGACATGTACATGGCTGACCTGCAGGTCTGGCTCAGCGGAGCCATCACATTCCAGGAGAGCTGCCTGGACGGCTTTGAGAACACGACTGGCGCTGCGGCAAACAAGATGAAGCAAATCCTCCAGAGCTCCAGGGAGCTCACCAGCAACGGCCTCGCCATGGTCACCGAGATCTCCTCGCTGCTCAGCTCCTTCGACATCCCGGGAGTGACCCGTCGCCTCCTGTCCGAGGAGCAGGACGGGTCCACTGAGTTCCCACCGTGGGTCAACGAGGGGCGACGCAAGCTCCTTGCGGCAGCATCTGTGGACCTCAAGCCCGATGTGGTTGTGGCCCAGGACGGGAGCGGCAAGTATAAGACCATCAGGGAGGCTCTGGTCGACGTTCCTAAGAACAACAACAAGACCTTCGTTATATACATCAAGGAGGGAGTGTACAAAGAGAAAGTACTGGTAGACAAGAAGACGACCAATGTCATGATGATCGGTGATGGCCCCACTAAGACGGTGATCACTGGGAGCTTGAACTACGTCGATGGAGTCCAAACCTGCAACACCGCAACATTCA CTGCCGTAGGAAGCAACTTCATAGCCAAGGACATCAAGTTCGAGAACTCAGCGGGCGCAGCGAAGCACCAGGCCGTGGCGCTACGCGTCCAGTCCGACATGTCCGTGTTCTACAACTGCCACATGGACGCCTTCCAGGACACGCTCTACACGCACGCCCATCGCCAGTTCTACCGTGACTGCACCATCTCCGGCACCATTGACTTCATCTTCGGGGATGCGCCCACCGTCTTCCAGAACTGCCAGATGTTCGTGAAGAAGCCCCTTGAGAACCAGCAGTGCATCGTCACTGCATCGGGACGCGGCGAGCGCCGCTCTGCCTCTGCCATCATCCTCCAGAACTGCACCATCTCGGCCGACCCTGCCTACTACCCCCTGCGGAACATCAACAAGGCGTACCTCGGCCGCCCGTGGAAGAGCTACTCAAGGACGATCATCATGCAGTCCCAGATTGACGACCTGATCCAGCCGCAAGGGTGGTTGGCATGGATGGGCGACTTCGCGCTCAGCACGTGCTTCTACGCGGAGTATGGGAACAGAGGGGCCGGCTCGGCTACGACGGACAGAGTGAAGTGGCGCGGAATCAAGAGCATGACCGCGCAGCACATCAAAGACTTCACGCCGAAGGTCTTCTACAAGGGCGACGCTTGGATCACCGCCACCGGAGTGCCTTACAGTCCAAGCATGATGACGGTTTAA
- the LOC115755883 gene encoding uncharacterized protein LOC115755883 — MTFAGGFCIRKDFHAHMGLANGLCDHVANNCKILIDNHASIIGSILQEFAHIPVQNIIALTRLMGIHPSILYIDINHAVFQDAAGVHVPVRECVVDNRWIKGRHISMGVFSDGSYNVPIDIVFIPSNVLAGQWTIRPGFDVGPEIEDFQEQSFDKAIRAAPDWQADA, encoded by the exons ATGACATTTGCTGGAGGATTTTGCATTCGCAAAGATTTTCATGCTCACATGGGGCTAGCCAACGGTTTATGCGATCATGTAGCTAACAATTGCAAG ATTTTGATTGACAATCACGCAAGTATTATCGGGTCGATTTTGCAGGAATTTGCACATATCCCTGTACAAAATATCATTGCTCTCACCCGCCTTATGGGGATACACCCATCTATCCTATACATTGATATCAATCACGCGGTGTTTCAAGACGCAGCTGGTGTACACGTGCCTGTGCGTGAATGCGTTGTTGACAATAGATG GATAAAG GGTAGGCATATTTCCATGGGAGTGTTCTCCGATGGATCGTACAATGTACCCATTGACATTGTGTTCATTCCCAGTAACGTGCTAGCTGGACAATGGACCATCAGGCCAG GCTTTGATGTAGGTCCTGAGATTGAGGATTTCCAAGAACAGAGCTTCGACAAGGCAATACGGGCTGCTCCTGATTGGCAAGCTGATGCGTAG
- the LOC115755884 gene encoding probable acyl-CoA dehydrogenase IBR3, with amino-acid sequence MASRTSDLLQRVDSAHELDLDALFRYASANVPGFPLSPSTSAVSQFGHGQSNPTFLMEVGSGGELKRYVMRKKPQGKLLESAHAVDREFQVLQALGAHTKVPVPKVFCLCTDPSIIGTAFYIMEYLEGRIFVDPSLPGVAPDRRRAVYGATAKALASLHSANVDAVGLGKYGRKDNYCKRQVERWAKQYIASTGEGKPERNPKMFDLINWLRQYIPQEDSSGATAGIVHGDFRLDNLVFHPLEDRVIGILDWELSTLGNQMCDVAYCCMPYVVDIRLDKAHLGQGFELSGIPEGIPSMAEYLAEYCSASGKSWPAATWKFYMAFSFFRGASIYAGIYSRWIMGNASGGERAQHAGQLVHYLIDFAWAYIGWSSVLPEHPPTAPRFLNSSTPGNYGGEGSFSLQGGQFVPNERVLNLRNKLIKFMEDHIYPLENEFYRLAQSNLRWTVHPEEERLKELAKREGLWNLWIPFDSAARARELIFEGKSHASSNKAYDRLLGAGLSNLEYGYLCEITGRSVWAPQIFNCNPPDTGNMEVLLRYGNKDQLNKWLVPLLEGKIRSGFAMTEPQVASSDATNIECSIRRLGDSYIINGKKWWTSGAMDPRCRLLIVMGKTDFTAAKHKQQSMILVDIHSPGVHVKRPLMVFGFDDAPHGHAEVSFENVCVPAKNILLGEGRGFEIAQGRLGPGRLHHCMRLIGAAERGMQMMAQRALKRKVFGKLIAEQGSFLSDMAKCRIELERTRLLVLEAADQLDRLGNKKARGTIAMAKVAAPNMALKVLDMAIQVHGGAGVSSDTVLSHLWATARTLRIADGPDEVHLGTIAKLELQRAKL; translated from the exons ATGGCGAGTCGGACCAGTGATCTTCTACAGCGAGTCGACTCGGCTCACGAGCTGGACCTCGACGCGCTATTCCGCTACGCATCGGCGAATGTCCCCGGATTCCCTCTCTCCCCGTCTACTTCCGCCGTTTCTCAG TTCGGACACGGCCAGTCGAACCCGACGTTCCTCATGGAGGTTGGGAGTGGGGGCGAGTTGAAGCGTTACGTAATGAGGAAGAAGCCGCAGGGGAAGTTGCTGGAATCCGCTCACGCCGTCGATAGAGAGTTTCAG GTACTCCAAGCTTTGGGTGCCCACACAAAGGTTCCAGTTCCTAAAGTGTTCTGCTTGTGTACTGATCCGAGTATAATTGGGACTGCATTTTACATCATGGAGTACCTGGAAGGACGTATATTCGTAGACCCCAGTCTGCCG GGTGTCGCGCCAGATAGGAGAAGGGCAGTATATGGAGCAACTGCAAAAGCTTTGGCATCTTTACATTCTGCTAATGTGGATGCTGTTGGTCTAGGAAAGTATGGACGAAAAGATAATTATTGCAAGCGACAG GTAGAGAGATGGGCTAAGCAGTATATTGCTTCAACTGGAGAGGGTAAGCCTGAGAGAAATCCAAAAATGTTCGACCTGATCAATTGGCTTCGACAGTATATTCCTCAAGAAGATTCTTCAGGAGCTACAGCAGGCATAGTTCATGGAGACTTTCGTCTCGATAATCTTGTATTTCATCCCTTGGAG GATCGAGTTATCGGTATCCTTGACTGGGAATTGTCTACACTTGGAAACCAGATGTGTGATGTTGCATACTGCTGCATG CCTTATGTTGTTGACATTAGGTTGGATAAAGCCCACCTCGGTCAAGGTTTTGAGCTTTCTGGAATTCCAGAGGGTATTCCATCTATGGCTGAATATCTGGCTGAATACTGCTCAGCATCT GGCAAATCATGGCCTGCTGCTACTTGGAAGTTCTACATGGCTTTTTCGTTTTTCCGTGGTGCATCAATATATGCTGGAATCTACAGTAGATGGATAATG GGCAATGCTTCAGGAGGTGAACGTGCACAACATGCGGGTCAATTAGTTCATTACCTAATAGACTTTGCATGGGCATATATTGGATGGAGTTCTGTGCTTCCTGAGCACCCACCAACTG CTCCAAGGTTTCTCAATTCCTCCACACCTGGCAATTATGGTGGAGAAGGAAGCTTCTCATTGCAGGGAGGGCAATTTGTCCCTAATGAAAGGGTCTTGAACTTGAGAAACAAGCTGATTAAATTTATGGAAGATCACATATACCCTTTGGAAAATGAATTTTACAGACTTGCTCAATCTAATTTACGATGGACTGTTCATCCTGAGGAGGAGAGATTGAAAGAGCTGGCAAAAAGAGAAGGCTTGTGGAACCTGTGGATACCT TTTGATAGTGCTGCTAGAGCAAGAGAACTAATTTTTGAGGGAAAAAGTCATGCATCCAGCAACAAGGCGTATGATCGCTTGTTAGGCGCAGGCCTTTCTAACCTCGAGTATGGCTACCTTTGTGAGATTACGGGCCGTTCTGTTTGGGCTCCACAGATTTTCAATTGCAATCCACCTGATACTGGAAATATGGAG GTATTGTTGCGATATGGAAATAAAGATCAGCTAAATAAATGGCTTGTTCCTTTACTCGAAGGGAAAATCCGGTCAGGATTTGCAATGACAGAACCACAAGTTGCATCTTCTGATGCAACTAATATAGAGTGCTCCATCAGAAG ATTAGGAGATTCGTACATAATCAATGGTAAGAAGTGGTGGACAAGTGGAGCGATGGATCCAAGATGTAGACTTCTTATAGTTATG GGTAAAACTGATTTTACTGCTGCCAAGCACAAGCAGCAATCAATGATTTTAGTGGATATTCATTCTCCAGGTGTTCATGTAAAGAGACCACTCATGGTTTTTGGATTTGATGATGCACCTCATGGACACGCAGAAGTTTCATTTGAGAATGTATGTGTACCAGCAAAGAATATTCTTCTTGGCGAAGGTCGTGGTTTTGAAATTGCACAG GGTAGGCTTGGTCCCGGAAGATTGCACCATTGCATGAGATTGATTGGTGCAGCTGAACGTGGCATGCAGATGATGGCTCAAAGGGCTCTTAAAAGGAAAGTCTTTGGGAAGTTGATCGCAGAACAAGGATCGTTCTTGTCAGATATGGCTAAG TGTCGGATAGAGCTGGAAAGAACTAGACTGCTAGTGCTGGAAGCAGCTGACCAGCTTGATCGGCTTGGGAACAAGAAGGCTCGTGGAACCATTGCGATGGCTAAG GTAGCAGCTCCCAACATGGCACTGAAGGTGCTCGACATGGCTATCCAAGTGCATGGCGGAGCTGGAGTATCTTCAGACACTGTCCTATCACATCTCTGGGCCACGGCAAGAACTCTACGAATTGCAGATGGTCCGGACGAAGTCCATTTGGGCACGATCGCCAAGTTAGAACTTCAGAGGGCCAAACTCTAG